A portion of the Acidisarcina polymorpha genome contains these proteins:
- a CDS encoding aryl-sulfate sulfotransferase, which yields MCACSAIYVLAGALPFAMLVGCSSSRGSMTMESTSVQPGNVSATGNPLVASYEFTPNRAAQVSVQFGTDTSYGLSTSSQQTTENGNSVVILVAGMIANTTYHMRAVAQFADGTTENDYDHTFTTGSLPSGLIPSSTVTPTSGMTPQPGIELVDMIGGETQSLAFATDLQGNTIWEYPFPDRQPASILYPIRLLPNGNFICMIAPASQSSVGGPTPAGTLNVIREFDLSGTTIQQLTMDDLNTRMAAAGFNVTLQLFSHDIVQLPNGHLLVIANTIKPFTNLPGYPGVTNVVGDVVIDLDSNWQPVWYWNEFDHLDVNRHPMSFPDWTHTNSVTYSPDDGNFIVSIRHQNWIVKVDYRDGAGTGDIVWRLGEGGDFALQGATDPTDWFYAQHNAIFTSPNSTGSFQLAIMDNGNDRLFPQGVTCGNTDSPACLYSTAMVMQVDEEAKTASFVFHYFPPNLYSGFAGDTAPQPNGNIESDFAGVGSDSYIQEVTPTSSPTIVWQMHITGSNSYRAYRMPSLYPGVQWQ from the coding sequence TTGTGTGCTTGCAGCGCTATCTACGTCCTGGCCGGAGCCCTGCCTTTCGCGATGCTGGTAGGTTGCTCGTCGTCACGTGGTTCGATGACGATGGAATCGACCAGCGTACAACCTGGGAATGTCAGTGCGACGGGCAACCCTTTGGTCGCTTCCTACGAGTTCACGCCGAATCGCGCCGCTCAGGTGTCAGTCCAGTTCGGAACGGATACGAGTTATGGATTGAGCACCTCTTCTCAGCAGACCACGGAGAACGGAAACTCGGTCGTCATCCTAGTCGCAGGGATGATTGCCAACACTACGTACCACATGAGGGCGGTTGCGCAGTTTGCCGATGGCACCACCGAGAACGACTACGATCACACGTTCACAACCGGAAGTCTGCCCTCAGGTCTGATTCCCAGTTCTACGGTGACGCCTACCTCTGGAATGACACCGCAACCCGGTATAGAGCTGGTCGATATGATCGGAGGAGAGACCCAGTCACTTGCCTTTGCGACGGATCTCCAAGGAAATACCATTTGGGAATACCCATTTCCTGACCGGCAACCCGCCTCCATTCTTTACCCGATAAGGTTGCTTCCTAATGGGAACTTCATCTGCATGATCGCTCCCGCGTCACAGTCATCTGTGGGCGGGCCGACTCCGGCGGGCACTCTCAATGTGATCCGCGAATTCGATCTTTCAGGGACGACCATCCAGCAGCTCACCATGGACGACCTGAACACTAGAATGGCTGCTGCGGGCTTTAACGTCACGCTCCAGTTGTTTTCGCATGACATCGTCCAGTTGCCCAACGGCCACTTGTTAGTGATTGCCAACACCATCAAGCCCTTTACAAACCTGCCCGGGTACCCCGGGGTGACTAATGTGGTAGGCGATGTCGTCATCGATCTGGATTCGAACTGGCAACCGGTTTGGTACTGGAATGAGTTTGACCACCTCGATGTAAATCGTCACCCGATGAGCTTCCCTGATTGGACGCACACGAACTCGGTGACTTACTCACCAGACGATGGCAATTTTATCGTTTCCATTCGGCATCAGAACTGGATCGTCAAAGTAGATTACCGTGACGGCGCCGGAACCGGCGACATTGTTTGGAGGCTAGGCGAAGGCGGAGATTTTGCCCTGCAGGGAGCGACCGATCCCACCGACTGGTTTTACGCGCAGCACAACGCGATCTTTACCAGCCCCAACAGCACCGGCAGCTTTCAACTTGCCATTATGGATAATGGTAACGATCGCCTGTTTCCCCAGGGCGTCACCTGTGGGAACACGGATTCGCCCGCTTGCCTTTACTCAACTGCCATGGTGATGCAGGTCGACGAGGAAGCCAAGACTGCCTCCTTTGTCTTCCACTATTTTCCGCCAAATCTGTATTCGGGCTTTGCCGGAGACACGGCCCCGCAGCCAAACGGGAACATCGAATCCGACTTCGCGGGCGTGGGTTCGGATTCCTACATCCAGGAGGTGACGCCGACCTCGAGTCCGACCATCGTGTGGCAAATGCATATCACTGGTTCAAATAGCTATCGGGCCTATCGTATGCCGAGCTTATATCCGGGCGTCCAGTGGCAATGA